The Opitutales bacterium ASA1 genome window below encodes:
- a CDS encoding hypothetical protein (possible pseudo due to internal stop codon): MLLGERPSPLALGGGAVIVVGVFVLTGGTRLIASVMRRPTSGSGETEDATRLVLYSSLRYGVASGLFIAAYTLWDHRGVSSLAIAPVLYDAGTAMTQLVLLAPFARRRGAELAHHWREHRRWVLGVALLAPAAYILVLTAMRLTPVSYIAPAREIGILFGAFLGVRLLREAHGYRRVAAAALVVCGVIALAVG, from the coding sequence GTGTTGCTCGGCGAGCGTCCGTCCCCCCTCGCGCTCGGCGGAGGGGCCGTGATCGTCGTGGGCGTGTTCGTTCTGACGGGCGGCACCAGACTGATCGCATCCGTTATGCGCAGGCCCACGTCCGGCTCCGGAGAGACGGAGGACGCGACGAGACTGGTCCTGTATTCGTCGCTCCGATACGGGGTGGCCTCCGGACTGTTCATCGCGGCCTACACGTTGTGGGACCACCGCGGGGTCTCGAGCTTGGCCATCGCCCCCGTGCTCTACGACGCAGGCACGGCCATGACTCAACTCGTATTGCTCGCGCCCTTCGCGCGCCGACGGGGTGCCGAGCTCGCGCACCATTGGCGCGAGCATCGCCGCTGGGTGCTCGGAGTCGCTCTTCTCGCTCCCGCCGCCTACATTCTCGTTTTGACGGCGATGCGTCTCACACCGGTCAGTTACATCGCTCCCGCGCGCGAGATCGGCATCCTGTTCGGCGCGTTTCTCGGCGTCCGTTTGCTTCGGGAAGCGCACGGCTACCGCAGGGTCGCGGCTGCCGCGCTCGTCGTCTGCGGCGTGATCGCGCTCGCCGTGGGCTGA
- a CDS encoding FAD:protein FMN transferase has translation MESLRFTALGDHCEIHYVATSPAASRAFARASSSWLAAFEAKYSRFRPDSLIGRINSSAGRAWVDLDADAERMFVLADRIHVLSRGIIDVSVLPLVRLWNRTPQHASLPSPEEITEAVRLVGWSRVRREPGRIYLPEAGMGIDLGGFGKEFAVDRVHELAESHGIADCLVAIGDDMRSSGAPPDADRWIVGTGDPASPAVVGRRLAVNDAGVATSGDYLRYFETAGRRFGHIVDPRTGHPVRGECRSVTVVAGSCLEAGILATTAFVLGSEDGLRLIEDFFGAEGLVVCDDRELETRGLHPYRP, from the coding sequence TTGGAGTCGCTTCGATTCACGGCTTTGGGCGATCACTGTGAGATCCACTACGTCGCCACTTCGCCGGCCGCCTCGCGAGCGTTTGCGCGCGCGTCGAGTTCTTGGCTGGCTGCGTTCGAGGCCAAGTATTCGCGATTCCGGCCGGACAGCTTGATCGGTCGCATCAACTCCTCCGCAGGACGTGCGTGGGTGGATCTGGACGCGGATGCGGAGCGGATGTTCGTCCTCGCCGACCGGATACACGTGCTTTCACGGGGGATCATCGACGTGTCGGTGTTGCCGTTGGTTCGCTTGTGGAATCGCACCCCGCAGCACGCGTCGTTGCCTTCGCCCGAAGAGATCACGGAAGCCGTGAGGTTGGTGGGGTGGAGCCGCGTGCGACGCGAGCCGGGACGTATCTACCTTCCCGAGGCCGGCATGGGTATCGATCTGGGTGGTTTCGGAAAGGAGTTCGCGGTCGATCGAGTGCACGAACTCGCAGAGTCTCACGGGATCGCGGACTGTCTGGTCGCGATCGGCGACGACATGCGTTCGAGCGGAGCTCCGCCCGACGCGGACCGGTGGATCGTCGGTACGGGCGATCCCGCCAGCCCGGCGGTGGTCGGTCGACGACTCGCGGTGAACGATGCCGGCGTCGCCACCTCGGGCGACTACCTGCGCTACTTCGAGACGGCCGGTCGGCGTTTCGGCCACATCGTCGATCCGCGCACGGGGCATCCGGTGCGCGGCGAATGCAGATCGGTGACGGTCGTCGCAGGTTCGTGTCTCGAAGCGGGAATACTCGCGACGACGGCCTTCGTGCTCGGCTCCGAGGACGGGTTGCGCCTGATCGAGGACTTCTTCGGTGCCGAGGGGCTCGTCGTGTGCGACGACCGCGAGCTCGAGACGCGCGGACTTCATCCGTATCGGCCCTGA